In Chryseobacterium gotjawalense, the following are encoded in one genomic region:
- the rfbD gene encoding dTDP-4-dehydrorhamnose reductase: MKKILVIGSNGQLGNCFKKLAPDFENQFEFRFADSQELNITDQGAVEDFFEDYKPDFCINAAAYTAVDLAEKEAEKAFAVNADGVANVAQACKTSRTVLIHFSTDYVFDGESNISYSEDNFTNPQGVYGASKLKGEELALENNPRTIVIRTSWLYSEFNKNFVKTMLNLFSTKDELGIVADQFGQPTNANDLAEAVMKIILSDPKIFGIFQFSNYPETNWFEFASKIAEFSNSGIKLKAITTEEFPTPAKRPKRSTMALDKIEKVYRIEPIHWEHSLQDCIETLATTHE, encoded by the coding sequence ATGAAGAAAATACTTGTAATTGGCAGCAATGGACAATTAGGAAACTGTTTTAAAAAATTAGCACCAGATTTTGAAAATCAGTTTGAATTCAGATTCGCTGACTCTCAAGAATTAAATATTACCGACCAAGGTGCAGTTGAAGATTTTTTTGAAGACTATAAACCTGATTTTTGTATTAATGCTGCGGCTTATACGGCAGTAGATTTAGCTGAGAAAGAAGCTGAAAAAGCTTTTGCAGTGAATGCTGACGGAGTCGCAAATGTAGCACAAGCCTGTAAAACATCGAGAACTGTTTTGATTCATTTTTCGACCGATTATGTTTTTGATGGTGAAAGCAATATTTCTTACTCAGAAGATAATTTCACCAATCCACAAGGGGTTTACGGAGCTTCTAAACTGAAGGGTGAAGAACTTGCGCTTGAGAATAATCCGAGAACAATTGTGATCAGAACTTCCTGGCTGTATTCTGAGTTTAATAAAAACTTTGTAAAAACGATGTTGAATCTCTTTTCAACGAAAGATGAATTGGGAATTGTTGCAGATCAGTTTGGCCAGCCGACGAATGCGAATGATTTAGCAGAAGCTGTGATGAAAATTATTCTGTCAGATCCGAAAATTTTCGGGATCTTCCAGTTTTCAAATTATCCCGAAACCAATTGGTTTGAATTTGCCTCTAAGATTGCGGAATTTTCAAACTCCGGGATTAAACTGAAAGCCATTACCACCGAAGAATTTCCAACGCCTGCGAAACGGCCGAAACGGAGCACGATGGCTTTGGACAAAATAGAAAAGGTGTACCGGATCGAACCCATTCACTGGGAACATTCCCTACAAGATTGTATCGAAACTTTAGCAACAACTCACGAATGA
- a CDS encoding acyl-CoA thioesterase, with translation MQKEISNLSKIRFSDCDPIGHLNNVKYLEYMLNAREDHVEAGYGFTYEEYTRRTGCTWITIQNEIAYLKEVRYNAKVLISSKTIEVGDRLSKVEILMKSADGKTIHCLLWVTVIYFNMKTRKSDVHPEDTRRLFEKFLVDLEEKDFKSRASYFRKQNKKANL, from the coding sequence ATGCAAAAAGAAATTTCAAATCTGTCAAAAATTCGGTTTAGCGACTGTGATCCGATCGGCCATCTCAATAATGTGAAATATTTGGAATACATGCTCAACGCCAGAGAAGATCATGTAGAAGCCGGTTATGGATTTACCTATGAAGAATATACCAGAAGAACCGGTTGTACCTGGATTACGATTCAAAATGAAATCGCCTATTTAAAAGAAGTTCGGTATAATGCAAAAGTCCTTATTTCCAGCAAAACCATTGAAGTGGGTGACCGTCTTTCCAAAGTTGAAATTTTAATGAAAAGTGCAGACGGTAAAACCATTCACTGTCTTTTGTGGGTGACCGTGATTTATTTCAATATGAAAACACGGAAATCTGATGTACATCCGGAAGATACCAGACGGCTATTTGAAAAGTTTCTGGTCGATTTAGAAGAAAAAGACTTCAAAAGTCGCGCATCCTATTTTAGAAAACAAAACAAAAAGGCAAATCTATAA
- a CDS encoding OmpH family outer membrane protein, producing MKKLSVLFAAVMMFATVGVAKAQKVASMDYEAVLAVMPETKKMTTDLETFSKTKGDEINKQAEAFQKEVQQYQAEGAKLSEAQRQAKEGELQKKQQNLQQIQTTAQSDLAQKRDTAIKPIIEKLNKAVEKVAKANGYEFIIDAGALIYKGGPDATAAVKKELGL from the coding sequence ATGAAAAAATTAAGTGTATTATTTGCAGCAGTAATGATGTTTGCAACCGTAGGAGTTGCAAAAGCGCAGAAAGTTGCAAGTATGGATTATGAAGCTGTATTAGCTGTAATGCCAGAAACTAAGAAAATGACGACTGATCTGGAAACTTTTAGTAAAACTAAAGGTGATGAAATAAATAAGCAAGCAGAAGCATTTCAAAAAGAAGTTCAACAATATCAAGCTGAAGGAGCTAAATTGAGCGAAGCCCAAAGACAGGCTAAAGAAGGTGAACTTCAGAAAAAACAACAAAACCTACAGCAGATTCAAACTACTGCTCAAAGCGATTTAGCGCAAAAAAGAGACACCGCGATTAAGCCAATTATCGAAAAATTGAACAAAGCAGTAGAAAAAGTAGCTAAAGCAAACGGTTATGAGTTTATTATTGATGCAGGTGCATTGATTTATAAAGGTGGACCAGACGCGACCGCTGCAGTAAAGAAAGAATTAGGACTTTAA
- a CDS encoding OmpH family outer membrane protein gives MKKFLLLFIPLLCFAAFANAQKIGVVDTDYILSKLPQYKEAETRLNEQITNWQNEIQTLQTEFEKKKTTLENEKVLLIGDQLKLRQKEVDDLDKKIKGMINNRFGSMGEINNARSNLTKPFQDLIWGAIKTVSEKNTLGIVLDKSNNISVIFLDKRYDYTDKVLDLLLKNSPAKNTETEAKPAKRNLMEERTEKIRVMKAKGN, from the coding sequence ATGAAAAAGTTTCTATTGTTATTCATTCCTCTTCTGTGTTTTGCAGCCTTTGCAAATGCCCAGAAAATCGGAGTTGTTGATACGGATTACATTCTCAGTAAATTGCCTCAGTACAAAGAAGCAGAAACGCGGTTGAATGAGCAGATTACCAATTGGCAAAATGAAATTCAAACTTTGCAGACAGAATTTGAAAAGAAAAAAACAACCCTTGAAAATGAAAAAGTTCTTCTCATCGGTGATCAGTTAAAACTTCGTCAAAAAGAAGTTGATGATTTGGATAAGAAGATTAAAGGAATGATCAATAATCGTTTCGGGTCGATGGGAGAAATCAATAATGCGAGATCGAACTTGACCAAGCCGTTTCAGGATCTCATTTGGGGAGCAATCAAGACTGTTTCAGAGAAAAATACTTTGGGCATAGTTCTTGATAAAAGCAATAACATCAGTGTGATTTTTCTTGATAAAAGATATGATTATACAGATAAAGTGTTAGATTTGCTGCTGAAAAATTCCCCCGCGAAAAATACAGAAACTGAGGCTAAGCCAGCGAAAAGAAATCTGATGGAGGAGAGAACTGAAAAGATAAGAGTAATGAAAGCCAAAGGTAATTAA
- a CDS encoding BamA/OMP85 family outer membrane protein, whose protein sequence is MKFKFLPIIMFVASAHFYGQITPQQPTQENNPVHAQDEAGTYILKDIVVDGVKKYTPAQILRFTGLNKNESVEIPGQKISNAIKKLWETQSFSEVEVYVESIEGDQVVLRFNLQDLKDLGEVKFKGKGIGKSKSEKLAKDNNLKPGTKITQNLVSTLKTNIPQEYIKKGFADAKVTIQDQVNAGDPNLVDWTITVDKGRKIKISHIEFEGNESVSDNKLRKNGFKDTKQKSLSIKGILKPSKFIQEKYEDDKGNLINYYRSLGFRDAQIVSDSVWRNQKDQFEINVKLAEGKKYYIGDVNFLGNTAFSTDYLQKILGYKTGDIYDAVGFNKKVGEDGGKEDDSDIKSIYMNNGYLFSNVTPIEKSVKGDSINLEIRINEGEKATWNRVTWSGNTTTHDHVILRSLRTKPGSLFAKSDIKRTYFDLAGMQFFDPQQVGQQITPNPQDNTVDVHWTLVEKGSSQVQLQAGYGGGSFIGTLGLTFNNFSLKNFLKFKDFKPVPQGDGQTLSIQAQAGQFFQNYGISFTEPWLFGTKPTALSVGVNQSLVRYSDQFGATQKLNIFSASAGLNRLLRWPDDYFSLYTGIQYQSYDFQNYPFQFGNTTEYYGSAKNFSLNIGLSRNSAGLDPIFPTQGSNIEASVKFTPPYSLFSNKDYSSMAAIDKYKWLEFYKVKMKADIYNTVVGKMVLRSTAEMGFLNGYNKELGAPPFERFYVGGTGLFGGRYDGRELVPLRGYENASSTGGTIDDVTPYGGATIYNRFALELRYPISMNQTAKIYALSFLEGGNAYNSFGSYNPFQLKRSAGVGIRVYMGAFGLIGFDFAYGFDKTLMGTEPSGWKTHFLMNQSL, encoded by the coding sequence ATGAAGTTTAAATTCTTACCCATCATCATGTTTGTGGCATCAGCCCATTTTTATGGACAGATTACGCCCCAGCAACCCACCCAGGAAAACAATCCTGTTCACGCTCAAGACGAAGCCGGAACTTATATCCTGAAAGACATTGTCGTAGATGGTGTAAAAAAATATACGCCCGCTCAGATTTTAAGATTTACAGGTCTTAATAAAAACGAGAGCGTAGAAATTCCTGGTCAAAAAATCAGCAACGCGATTAAAAAACTTTGGGAAACTCAGTCTTTTTCGGAAGTCGAAGTATATGTCGAAAGCATCGAAGGTGACCAGGTCGTTTTGCGTTTTAATCTTCAGGATTTAAAAGATCTGGGAGAAGTTAAATTTAAAGGCAAAGGAATTGGAAAATCGAAAAGTGAAAAACTGGCGAAAGACAATAACCTGAAGCCGGGAACAAAAATCACTCAGAATTTAGTGTCAACGCTTAAAACCAATATCCCGCAAGAGTATATTAAAAAAGGGTTTGCCGATGCTAAAGTGACGATCCAAGACCAGGTAAACGCAGGCGATCCTAATTTGGTAGATTGGACAATCACTGTTGATAAAGGCAGAAAAATTAAAATCAGCCATATCGAATTTGAAGGCAACGAAAGCGTTTCTGATAATAAACTTCGCAAGAACGGATTTAAAGATACCAAACAAAAAAGTTTGAGTATCAAAGGAATTCTAAAACCTTCTAAATTCATCCAGGAAAAATATGAAGATGATAAAGGTAACTTGATCAACTATTACCGATCTTTAGGTTTCCGAGATGCACAAATCGTTTCTGATTCCGTGTGGAGAAATCAAAAAGATCAGTTTGAAATTAACGTAAAACTTGCCGAAGGTAAAAAATACTATATCGGAGATGTTAATTTCTTAGGAAATACCGCATTCTCTACCGATTATTTACAAAAAATATTGGGTTACAAAACAGGCGATATTTATGACGCTGTTGGGTTCAACAAAAAAGTTGGCGAAGACGGTGGTAAAGAAGATGATTCTGACATCAAGTCCATTTACATGAATAATGGCTATCTGTTCTCTAATGTAACCCCAATTGAAAAATCTGTAAAAGGAGATTCCATTAACCTTGAAATTAGAATTAATGAAGGTGAAAAAGCAACCTGGAACCGTGTCACCTGGAGTGGAAATACCACAACACATGACCACGTAATTCTTCGTTCATTAAGAACCAAACCGGGAAGTTTATTTGCTAAAAGCGATATAAAAAGAACTTATTTTGACTTGGCAGGAATGCAGTTTTTTGATCCACAGCAAGTGGGTCAGCAAATTACACCAAACCCACAGGATAATACGGTAGATGTACACTGGACTTTAGTGGAAAAAGGTTCATCGCAGGTTCAGCTGCAGGCCGGGTATGGTGGAGGTTCATTTATCGGAACTTTAGGACTTACTTTTAATAACTTCTCACTGAAAAACTTTTTGAAATTTAAAGATTTCAAACCTGTTCCACAGGGAGACGGACAAACTTTATCTATTCAGGCGCAGGCAGGGCAGTTCTTCCAGAATTATGGAATTTCATTTACCGAACCATGGTTATTTGGAACAAAACCTACTGCGTTATCAGTCGGAGTTAATCAGTCTTTAGTCCGTTATTCAGATCAGTTTGGAGCGACCCAAAAATTAAATATTTTCTCGGCAAGTGCCGGTTTAAACAGACTGTTAAGATGGCCGGATGATTATTTCTCTTTGTACACTGGGATTCAGTATCAGAGTTATGATTTCCAAAACTATCCTTTTCAGTTCGGGAATACGACCGAATATTACGGATCTGCGAAGAATTTTAGTTTGAATATTGGATTAAGCAGAAACTCTGCTGGTTTAGATCCAATATTCCCGACTCAAGGGTCGAATATTGAAGCATCTGTGAAATTTACGCCGCCATATTCACTCTTTAGCAATAAAGATTATTCAAGTATGGCAGCGATTGACAAGTATAAATGGTTAGAGTTTTATAAAGTTAAAATGAAAGCCGATATTTATAATACCGTTGTAGGGAAAATGGTGTTAAGAAGTACCGCTGAAATGGGATTCTTAAACGGATATAATAAAGAACTGGGAGCGCCGCCATTTGAGAGATTCTACGTCGGAGGAACCGGACTTTTCGGAGGAAGATATGACGGAAGAGAATTGGTGCCGCTTCGTGGATATGAAAATGCTTCTTCCACAGGAGGAACCATCGATGATGTTACGCCTTACGGTGGAGCAACCATTTATAACAGATTTGCTTTGGAATTGCGTTACCCGATATCAATGAATCAAACCGCGAAGATTTATGCACTTTCTTTCTTAGAAGGAGGAAATGCGTATAACTCGTTCGGAAGTTATAATCCTTTCCAGTTGAAGCGTTCTGCCGGTGTAGGTATTAGAGTTTATATGGGAGCTTTCGGATTGATCGGATTTGATTTCGCGTACGGATTTGATAAAACTCTTATGGGAACTGAGCCTTCAGGTTGGAAAACACACTTCCTGATGAACCAGTCATTATAA
- a CDS encoding isoprenyl transferase, with protein MQSIKEKLNPDHLPKHVAIIMDGNGRWAKSRGKERTFGHKHAIQAVRNAVNACNEINIPYLTLYTFSSENWNRPQDEVSTLMSLISETLLLEAEDIFSKGLRMHIIGDIKKLPPLVQEQLMQLVEITKNNDRGNLILALSYGSQKEILNAVKQISAEVKSGQLNAEDITEEVFENHLYTKDLPPVDLLIRTSGEVRISNFLLWQIAYAELQFLDILWPDFGKEDFFKCIYDYQNKERRFGKTSEQLDEQI; from the coding sequence ATGCAGTCGATAAAAGAAAAATTAAATCCGGATCATCTCCCAAAACATGTTGCCATCATTATGGATGGGAACGGCAGATGGGCAAAATCCCGCGGGAAGGAAAGAACCTTCGGGCACAAGCACGCGATCCAGGCAGTGAGAAATGCAGTGAATGCGTGTAACGAAATTAATATTCCTTACCTTACACTCTACACCTTTTCTTCTGAGAATTGGAACAGGCCTCAGGATGAGGTGAGCACGCTGATGAGTTTGATCTCTGAAACGCTGCTTTTGGAAGCAGAAGATATATTTAGCAAAGGTCTGCGAATGCACATCATTGGCGATATTAAAAAACTGCCGCCATTGGTTCAGGAGCAATTAATGCAACTGGTAGAAATCACCAAAAATAATGATCGGGGAAATCTTATTTTGGCTTTAAGCTATGGTTCACAGAAGGAGATTTTGAATGCCGTAAAGCAGATAAGTGCCGAGGTGAAAAGTGGTCAGCTAAATGCGGAAGATATCACCGAAGAAGTTTTTGAAAATCATTTATATACCAAAGATTTGCCGCCAGTTGATTTATTAATCAGAACCAGTGGCGAAGTGAGAATCAGTAACTTTCTGCTCTGGCAAATAGCTTATGCAGAACTGCAGTTTTTAGATATTCTTTGGCCGGATTTCGGTAAAGAAGATTTCTTCAAATGCATTTATGATTATCAGAACAAAGAAAGACGATTCGGTAAAACAAGCGAGCAGCTTGACGAACAAATATAG
- the porG gene encoding type IX secretion system protein PorG, with amino-acid sequence MKIDVQSFMQKKVIYTLIALFFISVGYKGQRHEVGVQLGMSNLVGDIGRTNYILQKPVFSNIADYGIPFYGGILYRMNFNPYQTVRLNLGYSHIQFIDALAKEQYRRNRKLWGTNSIVEADLVFEYNFFPVNDEQKSLLSPYIFGGLGAMLANTPQLIVENDFNRTSGAAKAPDPNNPNDFVTNTTYSSGKKLTMAIPFGVGLKYKFNYNWALFGEFMFRPTFSDAVDYSVIDEKSVKVTYNKDILAAGSSSKSLLQEAPYREIAEARVAEILKARQIGNINSKDWVNSVSIGLSYSFGRPPCYCD; translated from the coding sequence ATGAAAATTGATGTACAGTCATTCATGCAGAAAAAAGTGATCTACACGCTCATCGCATTGTTTTTTATTTCAGTTGGCTACAAAGGTCAGCGTCATGAAGTAGGAGTGCAACTGGGGATGAGTAATTTGGTTGGGGATATCGGGCGGACCAATTATATTTTACAGAAACCTGTATTTAGTAATATTGCCGATTACGGGATTCCCTTCTATGGAGGTATACTTTACCGGATGAATTTTAATCCTTATCAAACGGTAAGGTTAAATTTAGGCTACAGTCATATTCAGTTTATTGATGCTCTAGCAAAGGAACAATACCGGCGAAACAGAAAGCTGTGGGGAACCAATTCAATTGTAGAGGCAGACCTGGTTTTCGAGTATAATTTTTTTCCGGTAAATGATGAGCAGAAGAGTTTATTAAGTCCGTACATTTTCGGAGGTCTGGGAGCCATGCTTGCCAATACCCCACAACTGATTGTAGAAAATGATTTTAACAGAACGTCTGGAGCGGCCAAGGCACCGGATCCAAATAATCCTAATGATTTTGTAACCAATACAACTTACAGTTCAGGAAAGAAATTAACCATGGCTATTCCTTTTGGAGTGGGCTTGAAATATAAATTTAATTATAACTGGGCTTTATTTGGTGAGTTCATGTTTAGGCCTACATTTTCAGACGCTGTTGATTATAGTGTGATTGATGAAAAAAGTGTAAAAGTAACTTATAATAAAGATATTTTAGCAGCAGGAAGTAGTAGCAAGTCTCTTTTGCAGGAAGCTCCTTATAGGGAAATTGCAGAAGCCAGAGTAGCTGAAATTCTTAAAGCCAGACAAATAGGAAATATTAATTCTAAAGATTGGGTGAACTCCGTTTCAATAGGTTTAAGTTATTCATTCGGTAGACCACCATGTTATTGTGATTAA
- a CDS encoding polysaccharide biosynthesis tyrosine autokinase yields MIPGKENTGETAVHDKIGSFAIFDIEHFIRKVLRNWYWFFLMAALGYGISVVYSKYYAQRVYASNLSLSISNNSASYFTPNQSINFIWGQTGNQDGVYLKKMLLSRSHNEYLVKQLDLYANYTTKGLIKQTYLDKYDSPVFFEIDKSYPQQVNYPITIIPKGRDQFEIELPKEGESNSVYSYETEGFKTIPKYQRPANKIIALNQWYTSPNLKFKLVKNPHPSEIVFDNIIVSLTTVNSAVNNLVSTITVDFDKEINTIMIIGKKGFNLNGTVNFLNTSVDELQKKRLIDRNVVDKNTEKYLLDNLGNIRKKLDSSATVLNHMKVSEGLYNIKDRDEKSLENIKNLDARKADFLTRIHSLNSIKNSLESQNLDRMISTNTAGVEDGVFNATVSELKALYTKRRELALIYTPNSEPMREINRLINEAKTNSNGSLRNYYNTYLNEISKIDREIARANIDLVSYPEKERRYMDAERGYNMIEATYNTLLNKQNETQIRVATNKSDINVIDPAKNLGQGPIAPDIAKTTYTIIGGLLVLPLLILGLGQLLDSRIRNIKELLQATKIPLLGVIGRSNHDNNLTVLEQPRSSISEAFRGIRANLRFLHKEDNQSKVILVTSSIGGEGKTYVSINIASVMALSGKKTILLGMDLRKPKIFGDFKINNHYGISNYLTGEVEMDKIINKTSIPDLDVATSGPIPPNPSELLMSKRNIEFIKELRNHYDFIVIDSPPVGLVADSFELMQLADASIYVVRHEYTEKHMVKMITEKYHHHEVQNLGLVYNDYQADNTYGYGYGYGYGYGYGYFEEDAHYEEPTLIRIRNKINKIIGKTK; encoded by the coding sequence ATGATTCCCGGAAAAGAAAATACAGGTGAGACTGCAGTCCATGATAAAATCGGGTCATTTGCAATTTTTGATATCGAACATTTTATCCGAAAAGTACTGAGAAACTGGTACTGGTTTTTTCTGATGGCTGCTTTAGGATATGGGATTTCGGTGGTATACAGCAAGTATTACGCACAGCGGGTTTATGCCTCAAATCTGTCTTTAAGTATCTCCAATAATTCAGCAAGTTATTTCACTCCCAATCAGTCGATTAATTTCATCTGGGGACAAACCGGTAATCAGGATGGAGTATATCTGAAAAAGATGTTGCTTTCCAGATCACACAATGAGTATTTGGTAAAACAACTTGACTTGTACGCTAATTACACAACAAAAGGGCTCATCAAACAAACCTACCTTGATAAATATGATTCACCGGTTTTCTTTGAGATTGATAAATCATATCCCCAACAGGTAAATTATCCCATAACAATTATTCCTAAAGGAAGAGATCAGTTTGAAATTGAATTGCCAAAGGAAGGCGAATCGAATTCGGTGTATTCCTACGAAACAGAGGGTTTCAAAACCATACCGAAATACCAAAGACCGGCAAATAAAATCATCGCGCTGAATCAGTGGTACACGTCGCCGAATCTTAAATTCAAATTGGTGAAAAACCCACATCCAAGCGAAATTGTATTCGACAATATTATCGTATCGCTGACCACGGTTAATAGTGCGGTTAATAATTTGGTGAGCACCATTACCGTTGACTTCGATAAAGAAATCAATACCATCATGATCATCGGTAAAAAAGGATTTAACCTGAATGGTACGGTTAATTTTCTCAATACATCGGTTGATGAACTTCAGAAAAAAAGATTAATCGACAGAAATGTCGTCGATAAAAATACCGAAAAGTATCTGCTGGATAACCTCGGCAATATCCGTAAAAAATTAGATTCCAGCGCGACGGTTTTAAACCACATGAAAGTTTCAGAAGGGTTGTATAACATCAAGGATCGGGACGAGAAATCATTAGAAAATATAAAAAATCTTGATGCCAGGAAAGCGGATTTCCTCACAAGGATCCATTCTTTAAACAGTATTAAAAATTCTTTGGAATCGCAGAATTTGGATCGGATGATCAGTACCAATACTGCCGGAGTAGAAGATGGTGTTTTCAACGCAACGGTTTCAGAACTGAAAGCCTTATATACAAAGCGGCGGGAACTTGCCTTGATCTATACACCAAATTCGGAGCCGATGCGGGAAATTAACCGATTGATTAATGAAGCGAAAACAAATTCCAACGGGTCGCTCCGAAACTATTATAATACCTATCTTAATGAAATTTCGAAAATAGACCGTGAAATCGCCAGAGCAAATATTGATCTGGTCTCGTACCCCGAAAAAGAACGCAGGTACATGGATGCCGAAAGAGGATATAACATGATTGAAGCGACTTATAACACGCTGCTTAACAAGCAAAATGAGACGCAGATCAGAGTTGCTACCAATAAATCCGATATCAATGTGATCGATCCTGCTAAAAATCTGGGACAAGGACCTATCGCACCGGATATTGCCAAAACCACCTACACCATTATCGGCGGACTGCTGGTTTTGCCTTTGCTTATTTTGGGTCTCGGACAACTGCTGGACAGCAGAATAAGAAATATCAAAGAATTATTGCAGGCGACAAAAATCCCGCTTTTAGGTGTTATTGGGAGAAGCAATCATGATAATAATCTGACCGTTTTAGAACAGCCCCGGTCTTCCATTTCCGAAGCGTTCCGGGGAATCAGAGCGAATCTTAGATTTTTACACAAAGAAGATAATCAGTCCAAAGTTATTCTGGTAACCTCATCAATCGGCGGCGAAGGAAAAACGTATGTTTCGATTAATATTGCTTCTGTAATGGCTTTAAGTGGCAAGAAAACAATTCTTTTGGGCATGGATCTAAGAAAGCCTAAAATTTTTGGCGATTTTAAAATTAATAACCACTACGGAATCTCTAACTACTTAACTGGCGAAGTGGAAATGGATAAAATCATTAACAAAACTTCTATCCCGGATCTTGATGTGGCGACCTCGGGCCCGATTCCGCCAAATCCGTCCGAACTTTTAATGAGTAAGCGCAATATTGAATTTATAAAAGAATTAAGAAATCACTATGATTTTATTGTTATCGATTCGCCACCGGTAGGCTTGGTTGCAGATTCTTTTGAACTGATGCAGCTCGCAGATGCCAGTATTTATGTTGTAAGACACGAATATACGGAAAAGCACATGGTGAAAATGATTACAGAAAAGTATCATCACCATGAAGTACAGAACCTTGGTTTGGTTTACAACGATTATCAGGCGGACAATACTTACGGTTACGGCTATGGTTACGGCTACGGTTATGGCTATGGTTACTTCGAAGAAGATGCTCATTATGAGGAGCCAACCCTGATCAGAATTAGAAATAAAATTAATAAGATAATAGGAAAAACTAAATAA
- a CDS encoding polysaccharide biosynthesis/export family protein, which yields MQPNESLVINEEGLVPYNIPVYRITKNDILTLNIVTTPQGDAAQFYSALNASPPNGAQAGIAGSASMNISNQASGQGGNTTIYFNGLKVDSNGDVNIFGIGYIKAEGRTVEEMTKEIQDKVNENFVAGKSEARLNIDGITYYILGDVETIGVGGEKKAHKNTLTITEALAINGGLNRTVDRTNVVIHRKLPEGIKRAKIDLTREDVMNSPYYWVQNGDEIFLNTRSKNLNGFGKDPIQTLTTGVSLVTTALTIYLIFTKL from the coding sequence ATGCAACCTAACGAAAGTTTGGTCATTAATGAAGAAGGTTTGGTTCCCTATAATATTCCTGTTTACAGGATTACCAAAAATGATATTTTAACGCTCAATATTGTTACCACGCCGCAAGGTGATGCTGCACAATTCTATTCGGCACTGAATGCGTCGCCGCCGAACGGAGCGCAGGCTGGCATCGCAGGATCAGCAAGCATGAATATTTCTAATCAGGCATCTGGGCAGGGTGGTAATACAACCATCTATTTTAACGGGCTGAAAGTAGATTCTAATGGAGACGTTAACATTTTCGGAATCGGTTACATCAAAGCAGAAGGACGGACAGTGGAGGAGATGACCAAAGAAATTCAGGATAAAGTAAATGAGAATTTTGTAGCAGGCAAATCTGAAGCGAGACTTAATATTGACGGTATTACGTATTATATTTTAGGAGATGTAGAAACCATAGGAGTAGGCGGCGAGAAAAAAGCACATAAAAATACATTAACAATCACCGAAGCATTAGCAATTAACGGAGGTTTGAACAGAACCGTTGACCGAACGAATGTTGTTATTCATAGAAAGTTACCGGAAGGAATTAAAAGAGCCAAAATAGATTTAACCCGCGAAGATGTAATGAATTCTCCCTACTATTGGGTACAGAATGGTGATGAAATATTTCTGAATACCCGGTCTAAAAACCTGAATGGATTTGGCAAAGATCCTATTCAGACATTGACTACCGGGGTTTCCCTGGTTACTACCGCACTCACGATTTACTTAATCTTTACAAAACTTTAA